A stretch of the Flavobacteriales bacterium genome encodes the following:
- the tatC gene encoding twin-arginine translocase subunit TatC, producing MSFFQHLEALRWVIIRSAIAILSVGIVAFIFDRFMFDTVLFGPKNGDFLTYRVLCDIAAKYNLTDALCITELPFEIISTNMTGQFMTHILVSFKTGLVVAFPYVLFELYNFIRPALHTEEKKYSSGFILVGSLLFFTGVLFGYFIISPLSVNFLGNYQVSQEIKNTFTIGSYISIVTTIPLATGIIFELPIIVYFLTKIGLVTPEIMRKYRRHSIVVTLILSAIITPPDVVSQILVSLPLLVLYEISIGISKRVLKNKEKNE from the coding sequence ATGTCATTTTTTCAGCATTTAGAGGCATTAAGATGGGTAATCATTCGATCTGCTATCGCCATACTTTCTGTTGGTATAGTTGCTTTTATATTCGACCGTTTTATGTTCGATACGGTTCTATTCGGACCTAAGAATGGTGACTTTCTAACATATAGAGTTCTCTGCGATATCGCTGCAAAATATAATTTGACAGATGCACTTTGTATAACAGAGCTACCATTTGAAATAATTAGCACGAATATGACGGGACAATTCATGACTCATATTCTAGTGTCTTTTAAAACAGGGCTAGTTGTTGCATTTCCATATGTTTTATTTGAACTCTACAATTTCATAAGACCAGCGCTTCATACAGAAGAAAAAAAGTACAGTTCTGGATTTATTTTAGTCGGTTCATTATTGTTTTTTACTGGCGTGCTCTTTGGCTATTTTATTATTTCTCCTCTTTCTGTTAATTTCTTGGGGAATTATCAAGTGAGTCAGGAAATAAAAAACACGTTTACCATTGGCTCTTATATTAGCATTGTAACAACAATACCATTAGCTACCGGTATTATATTCGAGCTTCCAATAATTGTTTATTTCCTTACAAAAATAGGGTTGGTAACTCCCGAAATAATGCGGAAATATAGGAGGCATTCTATTGTAGTAACGTTAATTTTATCGGCGATAATAACTCCACCTGATGTAGTTAGCCAAATATTAGTCTCTTTACCTTTATTGGTACTTTACGAAATAAGCATTGGGATATCGAAGCGTGTATTGAAAAACAAGGAAAAAAATGAGTGA